In the genome of candidate division WOR-3 bacterium, the window AATTGCCTTTCCATTAAAATGGAATCTAATCTCTGAAAGAAGGTATCATCTAAACCAATCTCAAATCTTTCTACTCTTGCCACGGAGAGTGTTTCTGGGGTGAGAGAAAAAAGGAAGAGGAGGGAAAGCATTAAGTTTTAAGTATATTAAAGTTTTAGATGTGTCAATATCCCTTTCTCATTCTTTGGCAAACTGGGAGAACTCTTTAATTGCCTCTTCGGAGAGGGGATGATTGCCCAGGGCGATAATTAAATCATAAGGAAGGCTGAGATGAGAAGCACCAGCAAGGACTGAGCCGATCGCCTCATCTGGTGTCTTAATACTTGCCGCCAAAATCTCCGTCTTACTTCCCAAGGTCTCAATCACCTTTCGGATTCTTCTCACCAAAGAGATGCCGTCCCCTTGAAGTCGGGTTGAGCGGTTGACATAAGGGATAATAAATTGGGCACCAAGTTCACAAGCCAGATAAGCCTGGTATTCACTGAAAACTGCGGTTACGGCACAAGGTATTTTATCACGCAACTTCTTTATGAGACTCAAATAGGTAGTGCGGGCAGGAATTTTTAGAGCAATCTTTTTGGGTGCGATCTCATAAAATTCATAAGCCTCCCTCTCCATCTCGGAAACAGTCTCCTTGGTCAACTGGTAAAAGAGATAGCCGGGAGAAACTTCCGCCAATTCTTTAATCACCTCTTGGGCTGGTCTTTTGGTCTGGGCAAGGAGTTTGGGATTGGTTGTCACCCCATTTATTAGTCCCAAATCTGCCAGTTTTTTTACCTCCTCTTTAATTGCGCTGTCAATAAAGAGAGCCATATCTCCTCCTTAATAAATCTTCTCAATCTTTACCCCTTTATAATAATGTTTTAAGATGGCAGTATAAGAATAACCCCTCCTTGCCATCTCTAAGGCACCGGTTTGGCACATCCCCCAACCATGCCCCCAACCCCGGCCTTTAATTTCTACTTCTTTGCCAATAATTCTTAAATCAAAAAAATTTGTTTTTAACCCCAATAATTTTCGGAACTCTTCTCCGGAAAGGGAAAGGTTTCCCTTTTTGGTCTTTATCTCAACCCTTCTCACCCTTTTTGTCTTCCTATCTTTTTTAAGGAAAATCTTCTTTATCCCTTCCTTTTTTACAATATTTTCCAATTCCTTCTTTTTTATCTTCAACTCCCAAGAGAAATGGTGGGAAGAGGCACAGAAAGGTTTTCTTCCCGGGGAATGTCCTGGGCTATCAGGAAGAGACTTCAAGTAGGGTTTATCTTTGGAGTTAGTAAGCCCACCGCAGTTGGCATGGTAATAGGCGATGATTGGTCTACCCTTAAAGGTGAGAACCTCTCCCCTTGTCTCCTTTACCGCGCGCCTGGTCAATTCCGTCTCCCAATTCTTTCCTTTATATGCTTGGTCCTTTGCCGGTGAAGCATAAATATGATAAAAATTTCCTGCGTTATCAAACATCCGATAAATAGCATAGGTCCGAGCGGCAACCGCCTGGGCTTTTGCCGCAGAGAAGTTTTTCTCATTCAGAGGGCCGATCTCACAACCGACAACCGAATAGAGATATTCTTCTAAGGGTAAGACATTTAAGATATAAATCTTATCCTTCTCTTCCCTTAAAACCACCTCCCCCCTTAATACCAAATCGCCAACCCTTAAATAATCTTTTCCGAGTGGAGTAATTTTTACTTCTTTCTCTTTCCCGAAAATCCATTTGGGAAATACTTTTGGCTTTAAGACAATCTTCTCACCTTTCTTCATTCTAATTTCACCTAACTGAAAACCCTCTGGCGCGGTGATAATTAAAGAATCGGTAATTTCAGAAAAGAGCAAGACCCGGATTAGAGGCTCCTCCTTAATTTTTGGGGTAATATAAAAACGGGCACAGGTGATTAAGAAAAGGAGAAAAGAGATAAGGCTTAATTTAGATGTGATTATTCTCACCACGGGTATTATAGTGAGGAGGATGAGAAAGTCAAAATGATATTAGGAGAAAATAAGGATCTTAGTAATAGTTTAACCCTTGCCTTTTTTCCTTTGCCAATTATAATAAGAATATGAAGGTTCTTTTGGGGATTGATGTCGGTTCTATTTCCACCAAAGGTGTCATCTTAGATACCAATTATCGGGTTTTAGCCAGTGAGTATTTAAGAACCTTGGGTAATCCGATAAGCGCAATCCGGCAGGTTTTAAGAAAGTTAAAAGAGAAAATCCCAGAGGATTTAGAAGTGATTGGTGTCGGAACCACTGGTTCCGGCCGGAGATTGGCTGGAGTAATCGTTGGGGCGGATATCGTGAAGAACGAAATTATCGCCCATGCGGTTGCCGCCTCCACTTTCTATTCGGAATGCCAGACCATTATTGAGATTGGCGGTCAGGATTCAAAGATTATTATCCTCCGCAACGGCGTTCCGGTTGACTTTGCGATGAATACGGTCTGTGCTGCGGGCACCGGCTCATTTTTGGACCATCAAGCCCAAAGGCTCAATATCCCGATTGAAGAGTTTGGTAAGATTGCCCTATCGGCGAAAACCCGGGTGAAGATTGCCGGCCGGTGCACGGTCTTTGCGGAAAGCGATATGATTCATAAGGCACAATTAGGACTACCAACCGCGGATATTATCGCCGGCCTCTGCGATGCCATTGTCCGCAACTATATGAATGTTGTGGCTAAGGGAAAGGATATTAGACCTTTAATTCTCTTTCAGGGTGGGGTCGCGGCAAATGAGGGGGTAAAAGAGGCGTTCGTCCGGGAATTAAAGTGTGAGATTATCGTTCCGGAATACTTTTTGGTGATGGGGGCAATCGGCGCCGCAATTTTAGCCTTTGAGGAGACAAACGGGAAAGGGAGTAAATTTTCTGGTTTTCAAGTGGCGGATATGAAATTTGAGACTCGGGCTTTTGAATGTAATTTCTGCCCTAATCAGTGCGAGGTGATTGAGACCTATCGCGGAGAGGAGTTGATTGATATCTACGGGGACCGCTGCGGCAGGTATTCGGGAAGTTAGGAGAATAAATTAAATCCTTCTTTAATGATTGTCTCTTCCCTTCTCTCTCCAATTGAGATGCCAATCACTTCGGTCTCGGTTCTTTCAGCGATAAAGTTAAGATAATCTATCGCCGGTTTTGGTAAATCAGAAAACTTTTTTGCTTTTTTGATACTCTCCTGCCAACCTTTCAGTTTCACATATTTTGGTTTTAGTTCCCAAACCCTTTCCGGGTCAAAATCTTCTACCTCTCCGTCATTGGTCAAATAACCATCCGCCACCAGAATCTCCGGCATCTCATCTAAGACATCAAGTTTGGTGATGAAGAGTTTATCAAAGCCATTAACCCTTTTGGCATAGCGGATGATTCCCAAATCAAGCCAACCGATCCGCCTCGGCCTGCCGGTTGTCGCTCCGAACTCCTTTCCCACTTCCCGCAATCTCTCTCCCAACTCTTCCTTAATCTCTGTTGGGAAAGGTCCTTCCCCAACCCGAGTGGTATAAGCCTTAGCCACACCAATCACATCCTTAATCGCCTTCGGACTAATCCCCAGTCCAGAAGGGATTGCCCCTACCGTGGTGAAAGAGGAGGTGACATAGGGATAAGTTCCATAATTTAGGTCCAAAAGGGTTCCCTGGGCTCCCTCAAAAAGAACCCTCTCCCCTCTCTTTAGGGAAGAGGAGATAATCTCTGAGGTATCGGCAATTAAGGGCAAGAGGTTAGGGAGTTCACTCTCTACCTCTTCAATGATTTCTCTCTCGTTTAAGGGTTCGCCGTCATAAACGGTCATCAGATAGAAGTTCTTAAAGGCGATATTCTTTTTTAACCGGCTTTCAAATTCGCCCCAGTCTTTTAATTCACCGAGGCGAATCCCAATGCGGGCTGATTTATCCTCATAAGCCGGCCCAATACCCCGACCGGTGGTACCAATCTTCGCCCTCTTCTTTTCCCGAATTTGGTCAATCGCCTTGTGGTAAGGAAAGATGAGATGGACCCGATAATCAATAAAAAGCCTATCTTTTATTTCAACCCCCAAGTTTCTTAAAGAATTTATCTCTTCT includes:
- a CDS encoding SpoIID/LytB domain-containing protein — its product is MRIITSKLSLISFLLFLITCARFYITPKIKEEPLIRVLLFSEITDSLIITAPEGFQLGEIRMKKGEKIVLKPKVFPKWIFGKEKEVKITPLGKDYLRVGDLVLRGEVVLREEKDKIYILNVLPLEEYLYSVVGCEIGPLNEKNFSAAKAQAVAARTYAIYRMFDNAGNFYHIYASPAKDQAYKGKNWETELTRRAVKETRGEVLTFKGRPIIAYYHANCGGLTNSKDKPYLKSLPDSPGHSPGRKPFCASSHHFSWELKIKKKELENIVKKEGIKKIFLKKDRKTKRVRRVEIKTKKGNLSLSGEEFRKLLGLKTNFFDLRIIGKEVEIKGRGWGHGWGMCQTGALEMARRGYSYTAILKHYYKGVKIEKIY
- a CDS encoding acyl-CoA dehydratase activase, producing MKVLLGIDVGSISTKGVILDTNYRVLASEYLRTLGNPISAIRQVLRKLKEKIPEDLEVIGVGTTGSGRRLAGVIVGADIVKNEIIAHAVAASTFYSECQTIIEIGGQDSKIIILRNGVPVDFAMNTVCAAGTGSFLDHQAQRLNIPIEEFGKIALSAKTRVKIAGRCTVFAESDMIHKAQLGLPTADIIAGLCDAIVRNYMNVVAKGKDIRPLILFQGGVAANEGVKEAFVRELKCEIIVPEYFLVMGAIGAAILAFEETNGKGSKFSGFQVADMKFETRAFECNFCPNQCEVIETYRGEELIDIYGDRCGRYSGS
- a CDS encoding transaldolase family protein, translated to MALFIDSAIKEEVKKLADLGLINGVTTNPKLLAQTKRPAQEVIKELAEVSPGYLFYQLTKETVSEMEREAYEFYEIAPKKIALKIPARTTYLSLIKKLRDKIPCAVTAVFSEYQAYLACELGAQFIIPYVNRSTRLQGDGISLVRRIRKVIETLGSKTEILAASIKTPDEAIGSVLAGASHLSLPYDLIIALGNHPLSEEAIKEFSQFAKE
- a CDS encoding adenylosuccinate synthase codes for the protein MPGIAVIGCQWGDEGKGKVIDFFAREAEIVARFNGGPNAGHTVLYQNQPVVFHQIPCGLLNPKTKGVIGSGCVLDIGVLGEEINSLRNLGVEIKDRLFIDYRVHLIFPYHKAIDQIREKKRAKIGTTGRGIGPAYEDKSARIGIRLGELKDWGEFESRLKKNIAFKNFYLMTVYDGEPLNEREIIEEVESELPNLLPLIADTSEIISSSLKRGERVLFEGAQGTLLDLNYGTYPYVTSSFTTVGAIPSGLGISPKAIKDVIGVAKAYTTRVGEGPFPTEIKEELGERLREVGKEFGATTGRPRRIGWLDLGIIRYAKRVNGFDKLFITKLDVLDEMPEILVADGYLTNDGEVEDFDPERVWELKPKYVKLKGWQESIKKAKKFSDLPKPAIDYLNFIAERTETEVIGISIGERREETIIKEGFNLFS